In the Chloroflexota bacterium genome, one interval contains:
- a CDS encoding citrate synthase family protein: MTRYLSAREVAEHLGISVPTVYAYVSRGLLHSEPAGAHAHRYLFDEVEQLKLRREGRRNPASVAAGALHWGTPVLDSAITLIDNQQVYYRGFDVRELASSASIEEVASLIWVGDRQQSQQLWGDLPALNIPQLPDLPLLEQFVVALAIVGSNDHAAFDQRPQGLQRTAVRVVQLLISVAAKRPLQGPIVAQLAEAWKIPPDLQPLLNAALIVSADHELNVSSFTARCVASAGTTLYAVVSAGLAALGGVHHGKQSELSELLLDELLRSPDMYAALAQKLRLGQPIPGFGHPMYPNGDPRGKVLLDLIRRLAPQFSNDIDRIIQAVYELLGDHPTIDFGLAWVGRVLNLPLGSAMSLFALGRSLGWIGHALEQYSDARLIRPRARYTGERPNIIKI, translated from the coding sequence ATGACGCGCTATTTGAGTGCTCGCGAAGTGGCCGAGCATTTGGGAATTAGTGTGCCAACCGTTTATGCCTATGTGAGTCGCGGGTTGTTGCACTCGGAGCCAGCCGGAGCGCATGCTCATCGCTATTTATTTGATGAGGTTGAGCAATTGAAATTACGCCGTGAAGGTCGGCGCAATCCGGCTAGTGTGGCGGCTGGAGCATTGCACTGGGGCACGCCAGTACTCGATTCAGCGATCACGCTGATCGATAATCAACAGGTCTATTATCGTGGGTTTGATGTGCGCGAATTGGCCAGTAGTGCCAGCATCGAAGAGGTTGCTAGCCTGATTTGGGTCGGCGATCGGCAACAAAGCCAGCAATTATGGGGAGATTTGCCAGCGCTGAACATTCCCCAGTTGCCTGATCTACCGTTGCTTGAACAATTTGTGGTAGCGTTGGCAATCGTTGGCAGCAACGATCATGCCGCTTTCGATCAACGCCCGCAAGGCTTGCAACGCACAGCGGTACGCGTGGTGCAATTGTTGATCAGCGTGGCCGCCAAACGTCCCTTGCAAGGCCCGATCGTGGCGCAATTGGCCGAGGCTTGGAAGATTCCGCCAGATTTACAGCCGTTGCTCAATGCTGCATTAATTGTTAGCGCCGATCATGAACTCAATGTTTCATCGTTTACTGCTCGCTGCGTGGCTTCGGCGGGCACAACCTTGTATGCTGTAGTTAGTGCAGGCTTGGCGGCGCTGGGTGGAGTGCATCATGGCAAGCAAAGCGAATTAAGCGAGCTGCTGTTGGATGAGCTCTTGCGTAGCCCTGATATGTATGCAGCGTTGGCCCAAAAACTGCGCTTAGGCCAGCCGATACCTGGCTTTGGCCACCCGATGTATCCCAACGGCGACCCACGCGGCAAGGTATTGCTCGATCTGATTCGTCGATTAGCGCCACAATTTAGCAACGATATTGATCGCATTATCCAAGCCGTTTATGAATTATTAGGCGATCATCCGACGATCGATTTTGGCTTGGCGTGGGTTGGGCGGGTGCTGAATTTGCCCTTGGGCAGCGCAATGAGCCTATTTGCCCTAGGCCGCAGCCTTGGCTGGATTGGCCATGCCTTGGAGCAATATAGCGATGCACGGTTGATTCGGCCACGCGCTCGCTACACCGGCGAACGACCAAATATAATCAAGATTTAA
- the argC gene encoding N-acetyl-gamma-glutamyl-phosphate reductase, which yields MIRVGIFGVTGYAGYELARWLQRHPSASVVWAVSESSAGKRLAQVVPGPLDMPLLAANQVDWQAVDLIFTGLPHGVAAQTVAEARKHGVKAIDLSADLRLDSPAAYTRWYDHTHPHPELLNAPYGLPELNRAALVDVPAIANPGCYPTSVLLGLAPLLEQGWWQTGQTIIINAASGVSGAGRAPKQHLHFVEAHENYSPYNIGHTHRHVGEIEQELSKLANAPVNTIFAPHLLPTQRGILSTIYVPIQPELDLASIHALYRQRYAAEPFVNVLDQGQLASLAHVVHTNDCAIGLTLAQPGMLIVTAAIDNLLKGASGQAIQNMNIMFGLPETTGLR from the coding sequence ATGATTCGTGTTGGTATTTTTGGCGTAACTGGATACGCTGGATACGAACTAGCTCGCTGGTTGCAGCGCCACCCAAGCGCCAGCGTGGTTTGGGCTGTTTCCGAATCGTCGGCGGGCAAGCGCTTGGCGCAGGTTGTGCCTGGCCCACTTGACATGCCGTTGTTGGCTGCGAATCAGGTTGATTGGCAGGCGGTTGATCTGATTTTCACGGGGTTGCCGCACGGTGTCGCTGCCCAAACGGTGGCAGAGGCCCGCAAGCATGGTGTCAAAGCCATCGACCTCTCCGCCGACCTTCGCCTGGACAGCCCCGCCGCTTACACCCGCTGGTACGACCACACGCATCCCCACCCTGAACTTTTGAACGCTCCCTATGGCTTGCCTGAACTGAATCGCGCTGCATTGGTTGATGTGCCAGCGATCGCCAACCCAGGTTGCTATCCCACTAGTGTTTTGCTTGGTTTAGCACCTTTGCTGGAACAAGGCTGGTGGCAAACTGGCCAAACCATCATCATTAATGCTGCTTCGGGCGTTTCGGGCGCTGGCCGCGCACCCAAACAGCACTTACATTTTGTCGAGGCTCACGAAAATTATAGCCCCTACAACATTGGCCATACCCATCGCCATGTTGGCGAAATTGAGCAAGAACTGAGCAAGTTGGCAAATGCACCAGTTAATACGATTTTTGCACCACACCTCTTGCCGACCCAACGCGGTATTTTAAGCACAATCTATGTGCCAATTCAGCCAGAGCTGGATTTGGCCAGTATTCATGCGCTTTATCGCCAGCGTTATGCTGCTGAACCATTCGTCAATGTGCTTGATCAAGGTCAGTTGGCCAGTTTGGCGCATGTTGTGCATACCAACGATTGTGCAATTGGCTTGACGCTCGCTCAGCCTGGCATGTTGATCGTCACAGCGGCGATTGATAATTTGCTCAAGGGTGCTTCGGGTCAAGCAATTCAAAATATGAATATTATGTTTGGTTTGCCTGAAACCACGGGCTTGCGCTAG
- the argB gene encoding acetylglutamate kinase produces MRILKLGGNEIDDPTWLARLVAVIQTMVNVNDVPILVHGGGKEIGQLQVALGGEPQFVAGLRVTDQTALKAATMVLCGMVSTRLVAALNAVGVEALGLSGVDRNLVYATRLEHAAGDLGAVGKPARIRATVLYEALAADVVPVLAPLCADGVGGTLNVNADVFAGAIAAAVGADEAVFISNVPGVLVDGVVSPRLNTNDIQALIANGTISGGMIPKVESALSGLQAGVKIVRITNIDQLDAGTIIEAA; encoded by the coding sequence ATGCGGATCTTGAAGCTTGGCGGCAATGAAATAGATGATCCAACTTGGCTAGCTCGCTTGGTCGCGGTGATCCAAACCATGGTCAATGTCAACGATGTGCCGATTTTGGTGCATGGCGGTGGCAAAGAAATTGGCCAATTGCAGGTAGCGCTTGGTGGCGAACCGCAATTTGTGGCTGGCCTGCGTGTCACCGATCAAACGGCGCTCAAAGCGGCCACGATGGTGCTTTGTGGCATGGTCAGTACTCGCTTAGTTGCAGCCTTGAATGCGGTTGGCGTAGAAGCCCTCGGCTTGTCGGGCGTTGATCGCAACTTGGTGTATGCCACCCGCTTAGAGCATGCCGCTGGCGATTTGGGTGCGGTCGGCAAGCCAGCCCGCATTCGTGCCACGGTTTTATATGAAGCCTTAGCGGCAGATGTTGTGCCTGTGCTGGCTCCTTTGTGCGCTGATGGCGTTGGCGGCACGCTGAATGTCAACGCTGATGTGTTTGCGGGCGCGATCGCCGCCGCCGTTGGAGCCGACGAAGCTGTGTTTATCTCAAATGTGCCTGGGGTTTTGGTTGATGGTGTGGTTTCGCCACGGCTCAACACCAACGACATTCAGGCATTAATCGCTAACGGCACAATCAGCGGCGGCATGATTCCTAAGGTCGAATCGGCCTTGAGCGGCTTGCAAGCTGGCGTAAAAATCGTGCGCATCACGAATATCGATCAGCTCGATGCTGGCACAATTATCGAGGCCGCCTAA
- a CDS encoding NUDIX domain-containing protein — protein MPSHSVYDNIRTRVIVLREQELLILATEDQPELVWRLPGGGLEQGESLADCAAREVWEECGIRVQVGKVAFLREWVIPTYAIIDPNDREPNYGLEVFLYATPLDPQATLRAEAADKPMPEWRALAEIASMPFWPKELKSLATFLAQGQRPSAVHSFVSSFESGWAIPPAIDWS, from the coding sequence ATGCCCAGTCATTCGGTTTACGACAATATTCGAACGCGAGTGATTGTGCTACGTGAGCAAGAACTCTTGATTCTAGCCACCGAAGATCAGCCAGAATTGGTTTGGCGCTTGCCTGGCGGTGGTTTAGAACAGGGCGAATCGTTGGCCGATTGTGCTGCCCGCGAAGTTTGGGAAGAATGCGGCATTCGGGTGCAAGTTGGCAAAGTTGCTTTCTTGCGCGAGTGGGTTATTCCAACCTATGCCATCATCGACCCAAATGATCGCGAGCCAAACTATGGCTTAGAAGTGTTTCTGTATGCTACGCCGTTAGATCCGCAAGCTACACTTCGTGCCGAGGCTGCCGATAAACCAATGCCCGAATGGCGAGCGTTGGCTGAAATTGCTAGCATGCCATTTTGGCCCAAAGAGCTGAAATCGTTGGCAACGTTTTTGGCTCAAGGCCAACGCCCAAGCGCCGTCCATTCATTCGTTAGCAGCTTTGAATCTGGTTGGGCAATCCCACCAGCAATCGACTGGAGCTAA
- a CDS encoding GNAT family N-acetyltransferase, translated as MVAIQHSTLLAPIDPADIVVRPAHENDVAGMSELVAENVRAGHLLPRSADEIRASLANWVVACHGQRVIGIGSLLLMNPDLVEVRSLAVATEYRAAGVGAKIVLELVAQAKLRRIHTVFALTRAVSFFVRLGFSITDKERFPEKVWRDCVKCPLVTCCDETAVVWEH; from the coding sequence ATGGTTGCCATTCAACACAGTACACTTTTGGCTCCAATCGATCCTGCGGACATTGTGGTTCGGCCCGCCCATGAAAACGATGTGGCTGGCATGAGTGAATTGGTAGCTGAAAATGTGCGGGCTGGGCATTTATTACCCCGTTCCGCTGACGAAATTCGTGCTTCTTTAGCAAATTGGGTAGTTGCCTGCCATGGCCAACGGGTGATTGGCATCGGCTCGTTGTTGCTGATGAATCCTGATCTGGTCGAGGTTCGCTCATTAGCTGTAGCAACCGAGTATCGCGCTGCTGGCGTAGGAGCCAAAATTGTGCTCGAACTGGTTGCTCAAGCCAAATTGCGCCGCATTCATACCGTTTTTGCCTTGACCCGCGCTGTCTCGTTTTTTGTGCGCTTGGGCTTTAGCATCACCGACAAAGAACGCTTCCCCGAAAAGGTTTGGCGCGATTGTGTCAAGTGTCCACTCGTCACCTGCTGTGACGAAACCGCCGTCGTTTGGGAACATTAA
- a CDS encoding argininosuccinate synthase, with the protein MSNATANKVVLAYSGGLDTSVIVPWLKEHYGCEVVCYCANLGQDDDLSGVEAKAIASGASACYVEDLREEFVRDFLFPMLQSGATYERTYLLGTSIARPLIARGQVQTALKVGADALSHGCTGKGNDQVRFELTYMALAPHMKIIAPWREWHIRSREDALDYAALHNVPVTSTRASIYSRDGNIWHLSHEGGSLEDPWLEPELTMFQRTVTPEEAPDLPEYLEIGFERGIPVSVNGEQLGPVALLQTLNDIGARHGVGRVDLVENRLVGMKSHGVYETPGGTLLYRAHQGLEELALDRETLHFKDTLAIRFSELIYNGQWWSPLRYALSAFFSETQKNVTGVTRLKVFKGGVHLVGRKAERSLYVPDLATFSEDAVYNQADAEGFIKLFGLPQKVEALTSGAE; encoded by the coding sequence ATGTCGAATGCGACTGCAAATAAAGTGGTGCTAGCCTACTCTGGTGGTTTGGATACCAGCGTGATCGTGCCGTGGTTGAAGGAACACTATGGCTGTGAAGTCGTCTGCTATTGCGCCAATCTTGGCCAAGATGACGATCTGAGCGGCGTAGAGGCCAAAGCAATTGCTTCGGGCGCAAGTGCCTGCTATGTCGAAGATTTGCGCGAAGAATTTGTGCGCGATTTCTTGTTCCCGATGTTGCAATCAGGTGCAACCTACGAACGCACCTACTTGCTCGGCACGAGCATCGCTCGCCCATTGATCGCTCGCGGTCAGGTGCAAACCGCCTTGAAAGTTGGCGCTGATGCACTTTCCCACGGCTGTACCGGCAAAGGCAACGATCAAGTGCGCTTTGAATTGACCTACATGGCCTTGGCTCCCCACATGAAAATTATCGCGCCATGGCGTGAATGGCACATTCGCTCACGGGAAGATGCGCTGGATTATGCTGCATTACATAATGTGCCAGTCACCAGCACTCGCGCCTCGATCTACAGTCGCGATGGCAATATTTGGCACTTGAGCCATGAAGGTGGCTCGTTGGAAGATCCATGGTTAGAGCCAGAATTAACCATGTTCCAACGCACCGTGACCCCTGAAGAAGCCCCCGATTTACCCGAATATTTGGAAATTGGCTTCGAACGTGGTATTCCAGTGAGCGTGAATGGCGAGCAACTTGGCCCCGTGGCGTTGCTGCAAACCCTTAACGACATTGGCGCTCGTCATGGCGTTGGCCGCGTCGATTTGGTCGAAAATCGCTTGGTTGGCATGAAAAGCCATGGCGTATACGAAACGCCAGGCGGTACATTGCTCTATCGTGCTCACCAAGGCCTCGAAGAATTGGCGCTTGATCGCGAAACCTTGCACTTCAAAGATACCTTGGCAATCCGCTTCTCAGAGTTGATTTACAACGGTCAATGGTGGTCACCGTTGCGCTATGCCTTATCGGCATTCTTCAGTGAAACCCAAAAGAATGTTACAGGCGTTACCCGCTTGAAAGTCTTCAAGGGTGGTGTGCATTTGGTTGGGCGCAAGGCTGAACGCAGCTTGTACGTGCCCGATTTGGCAACCTTCAGCGAAGATGCCGTTTATAACCAAGCCGATGCTGAAGGCTTTATCAAGCTCTTTGGCTTGCCTCAAAAAGTCGAAGCCTTAACCTCAGGAGCCGAATAA
- the argJ gene encoding bifunctional glutamate N-acetyltransferase/amino-acid acetyltransferase ArgJ, with protein sequence MSIFRFAAGFRSAAGRCGLKASGNPDLSLLVADSVCTGAGVFTTSLVKAAPVLYDQAVLAEHASEIRAIIANAGCANACTGAQGDAAAREMARLAAEAVGCEPHQVLVLSTGVIGHQLNVEKVAKGVAAIAPELGVEHAPALAEAIMTTDTRPKTSSATAVIDGVEVTVAGVAKGAGMIHPMMATMLSIVTTDAAIDADLAQSLLREVTDASFNCVTVDGDPSTNDTLLLLASGVSGVTINASNITAFRQALEIVCIDLAKQIAADGEGATKLITITVDHAPSVAAARTIARKIACSPLVKTAIHGGDPNWGRILAAAGVAGVPFDPSQVELWLGEVQLVAGGTPTNYNEREAASQISGQQVAIRLNLGAGAAIGYAWTCDFSAEYVRINADYRT encoded by the coding sequence ATGAGTATCTTTCGTTTTGCCGCCGGCTTCCGCAGTGCTGCGGGGCGATGTGGCTTGAAGGCCAGTGGTAATCCTGATTTAAGTTTACTTGTTGCTGATAGTGTTTGCACCGGGGCTGGGGTTTTTACCACCAGCCTCGTCAAAGCCGCGCCAGTGCTCTACGATCAAGCAGTGTTGGCCGAGCATGCCAGCGAAATTCGGGCAATTATTGCCAATGCTGGCTGTGCCAACGCTTGTACCGGAGCACAAGGCGATGCGGCAGCTCGTGAGATGGCCCGCTTGGCGGCTGAAGCAGTTGGTTGCGAGCCACACCAAGTTTTGGTGCTTTCAACTGGCGTAATCGGCCATCAACTGAATGTTGAAAAAGTTGCCAAGGGCGTGGCGGCAATTGCGCCTGAACTGGGCGTTGAGCATGCTCCAGCGCTGGCCGAAGCAATTATGACCACCGATACCCGCCCCAAAACGTCGAGCGCCACGGCGGTGATCGATGGGGTTGAGGTAACGGTGGCTGGGGTGGCCAAAGGCGCAGGCATGATCCATCCGATGATGGCAACCATGCTTTCAATTGTCACCACCGATGCAGCAATCGATGCCGATTTGGCCCAAAGTTTGTTGCGCGAAGTCACCGATGCATCATTTAACTGTGTAACGGTGGATGGCGACCCGAGCACCAACGATACGCTATTGTTGTTGGCTTCAGGCGTGAGTGGTGTGACGATCAACGCCAGCAATATTACGGCCTTCCGCCAAGCGCTTGAAATTGTCTGCATCGATTTGGCCAAACAAATTGCTGCCGATGGCGAAGGCGCAACCAAGTTAATCACCATTACGGTTGATCATGCGCCGAGTGTGGCCGCAGCCCGTACCATTGCCCGCAAAATTGCCTGCTCACCCTTGGTCAAAACCGCGATTCACGGCGGCGATCCCAATTGGGGGCGAATTTTGGCGGCAGCCGGAGTCGCGGGTGTTCCATTCGATCCCAGCCAAGTTGAATTGTGGTTAGGCGAGGTGCAATTAGTTGCTGGTGGCACGCCCACCAACTACAACGAACGCGAAGCTGCTAGCCAAATCAGCGGCCAACAGGTGGCAATTCGCCTAAATCTTGGGGCTGGCGCGGCCATTGGCTACGCTTGGACCTGCGATTTTAGCGCGGAATATGTGCGAATTAACGCTGATTATCGGACGTAG
- the argH gene encoding argininosuccinate lyase: MWGGRFSGSLAEHMRLFNDSFPIDRRLWAEDIRGSIAWANGLERAGILQAAECQELIAGLRQVYQEFEEGLFLPLTSDEDIHTAVERRLGDFIGALAGKLHTGRSRNDQVATDTRLWTLGALKLADDLIRDVQAALLEQAKAVGEAILPGYTHLQRAQPVLLSHALLAHFWRLDRDRQRLHDATKRVSVLPLGSGALAGTAFAVDRAALAAELGFTSISQNSLDATSDRDYIVEILAAIALLGVHISQLAEDWIIWSSSEWGFVALDDAYSTGSSLMPQKKNPDSLELARGKSGRLIGNLITVLTLLKGLPSAYDKDLQEDKAPLFDAIDTLSLTLPVVAGAIRTARFNTKRMESALDDAMLATDVADELVRRGVPFREAHHIAGRLVREAEQRGVGMRQLPAESFVAAHPSLTDVAGLFDFARSVAMRDVPGGTAPNAVRDQLIAAQHVLAEG; encoded by the coding sequence ATGTGGGGTGGACGATTTAGTGGCTCGTTGGCTGAGCATATGCGCTTATTCAACGATTCGTTTCCAATCGATCGGCGCTTATGGGCCGAGGATATTCGTGGCTCAATTGCTTGGGCCAATGGCCTGGAACGCGCTGGCATTTTGCAAGCCGCCGAATGCCAAGAATTGATCGCAGGCTTGCGCCAAGTCTATCAAGAGTTTGAAGAAGGCCTATTTTTGCCCTTAACCAGCGACGAAGATATTCACACGGCGGTCGAACGCCGCTTGGGTGATTTTATCGGAGCCTTGGCGGGCAAATTGCACACTGGCCGCTCACGCAACGATCAAGTTGCGACCGATACCCGTTTGTGGACATTGGGCGCACTCAAATTGGCCGATGATCTTATTCGCGATGTGCAAGCGGCCTTGCTGGAACAAGCCAAAGCAGTTGGCGAAGCAATTTTACCTGGCTATACCCACCTGCAACGGGCGCAGCCAGTCTTGTTATCGCACGCACTTTTAGCCCATTTTTGGCGTTTAGATCGTGATCGTCAACGTTTGCACGATGCAACCAAGCGCGTCAGCGTGCTGCCGTTAGGCTCAGGTGCACTGGCTGGTACAGCCTTTGCAGTTGATCGGGCAGCACTGGCAGCCGAATTAGGTTTTACCAGCATCAGCCAAAATAGCCTTGATGCGACCAGCGACCGCGATTATATTGTGGAAATTTTGGCAGCAATTGCGCTGTTGGGCGTGCATATTAGCCAGCTCGCCGAAGATTGGATCATCTGGAGCAGCTCGGAATGGGGTTTTGTCGCGCTAGACGATGCCTATTCAACTGGCTCAAGTTTAATGCCCCAAAAGAAAAACCCCGACTCATTGGAGTTGGCTCGCGGCAAATCTGGCCGTTTGATCGGCAATTTAATTACCGTTTTGACCTTGCTCAAAGGCCTACCATCGGCCTACGACAAAGATTTACAAGAAGATAAAGCGCCCTTATTCGATGCGATCGATACATTAAGCCTGACCTTGCCAGTGGTGGCGGGCGCAATTCGCACCGCTCGTTTCAACACCAAACGCATGGAATCGGCGCTTGATGATGCAATGCTGGCAACCGATGTGGCCGATGAATTGGTACGCCGGGGAGTGCCATTCCGCGAGGCGCATCATATTGCTGGGCGTTTGGTACGCGAAGCCGAACAACGTGGGGTTGGCATGCGCCAATTGCCTGCCGAAAGCTTCGTAGCCGCCCACCCAAGCCTGACCGATGTTGCAGGTTTATTCGATTTTGCTCGTTCCGTCGCCATGCGCGACGTACCTGGTGGAACAGCGCCCAACGCCGTGCGCGACCAACTGATTGCTGCTCAACACGTTTTAGCAGAAGGTTGA
- the argF gene encoding ornithine carbamoyltransferase: MTHPLLGRDLLALADWNDTELFDVLETAAELKLRQQRRKAHPLLANRTLAMIFEKPSTRTRVGFESAMVQLGGHGIYLSPRDTQIGRGETIGDTARVLSRMCDAIMARVNDHATLVELAQAADVPVINGLSDWLHPVQALADALTIREHFGSCQGVKLVYLGDPNNVSNSLLELAPRLGMDFAIGTPFVANVDQHLLAQARLQAAANSTKIVVTNDPLEAVKDADVLYTDVWVSMGQVVAEGHLEALQPFQINAELLAAARTGAKVMHCLPMHRGEEISAAVADGERSIVFDQAENRLHTHKAVLVATIAGLALRRTKRLAA, encoded by the coding sequence ATGACACACCCACTTCTTGGTCGCGATTTACTGGCCCTGGCGGATTGGAACGACACTGAATTATTCGACGTGCTGGAAACTGCCGCCGAACTCAAACTACGCCAACAACGCCGCAAAGCTCACCCTCTTTTGGCCAACCGCACCTTGGCGATGATTTTCGAAAAGCCCTCAACCCGCACTCGCGTTGGCTTTGAATCGGCCATGGTTCAACTCGGCGGGCATGGCATCTACCTTAGCCCGCGCGATACCCAAATTGGCCGTGGCGAGACAATTGGCGACACTGCCCGCGTGCTGAGCCGCATGTGCGATGCAATTATGGCACGGGTCAATGATCATGCAACCTTGGTCGAGTTGGCTCAGGCTGCCGATGTGCCAGTAATCAACGGGCTTTCCGATTGGCTGCATCCAGTGCAAGCGCTCGCCGATGCCCTGACCATTCGCGAGCATTTTGGTAGCTGCCAAGGCGTAAAATTAGTCTATCTCGGCGATCCTAATAATGTTTCCAATTCGTTGCTTGAGCTTGCCCCACGCTTGGGCATGGATTTTGCGATCGGCACGCCATTTGTGGCCAATGTTGATCAGCATTTGTTGGCCCAAGCTCGCCTGCAAGCAGCCGCCAATAGCACTAAAATCGTTGTGACCAATGATCCCTTGGAAGCGGTGAAAGATGCTGATGTGTTGTATACCGATGTCTGGGTCAGTATGGGTCAAGTCGTGGCCGAAGGTCATTTGGAAGCCTTACAACCATTTCAAATTAATGCTGAGCTTTTAGCCGCCGCGCGAACTGGAGCCAAAGTTATGCACTGCTTGCCAATGCATCGCGGCGAAGAAATTAGCGCTGCTGTCGCCGATGGCGAACGTTCGATTGTGTTTGATCAAGCTGAAAATCGCTTGCACACTCACAAAGCCGTTTTGGTTGCAACCATCGCTGGCTTAGCCTTACGCCGCACCAAGCGCCTAGCGGCCTAA
- a CDS encoding dienelactone hydrolase family protein, with protein sequence MNHLQQYLVDEFVEDYQEGLISRRQALKKIAGITGLVVATQLLAACGDPATPATATSAPNPTTAPTATTAAATEATPTTASTGSSVPNSVAENDPAIKAAMVEFAGGDGQLMAYLAQPVGDGSFPVVLVCHENRGLTPHIQDVARRVAKAGYVGLALDLLSREGGTASITDADSVPGLLSGAPPERHVADFKAGVEYLKTQSFADTSKIGMVGFCFGGGVTWLVAAGMPELKAAVPFYGPPVPSSEIPKINAPVLAIYAEQDDRITSTVAEVEAAMQQNNKVYRKEIYPGVNHAFHNDTGQRYNAEAAQAAWAETLAWFKQYLV encoded by the coding sequence ATGAATCATTTACAACAGTATCTGGTCGATGAGTTCGTCGAGGATTATCAAGAAGGGCTGATTAGTCGGCGGCAGGCCTTGAAGAAAATCGCAGGCATTACGGGATTAGTGGTAGCAACCCAGTTGTTGGCAGCCTGTGGCGATCCAGCTACGCCTGCAACGGCGACCAGTGCACCCAACCCAACTACCGCACCAACCGCCACGACTGCCGCTGCAACTGAAGCCACACCAACCACCGCCAGTACAGGCAGCAGCGTGCCCAACAGCGTGGCCGAAAATGATCCAGCGATCAAAGCGGCAATGGTGGAGTTTGCTGGTGGCGACGGCCAGCTAATGGCCTATCTGGCGCAGCCAGTTGGTGATGGTTCGTTTCCAGTTGTGTTGGTTTGCCACGAAAACCGTGGGCTTACGCCACACATTCAAGACGTTGCGCGGCGGGTGGCCAAGGCTGGCTACGTTGGCTTAGCGCTTGATTTGCTCTCGCGTGAAGGCGGCACGGCCAGCATTACCGACGCTGATAGTGTGCCTGGCTTGCTCAGCGGCGCACCACCCGAACGCCATGTGGCCGATTTCAAGGCTGGAGTCGAGTATCTCAAAACTCAGTCGTTTGCCGATACCAGCAAAATTGGCATGGTTGGGTTTTGCTTTGGTGGTGGGGTTACCTGGTTGGTTGCGGCAGGCATGCCCGAATTAAAAGCCGCCGTGCCATTTTACGGCCCACCAGTGCCAAGCAGCGAAATTCCCAAAATCAATGCACCCGTTTTGGCAATTTACGCCGAACAGGATGATCGAATTACCAGCACGGTAGCCGAGGTTGAAGCAGCGATGCAACAAAACAACAAAGTCTATCGCAAAGAAATTTATCCTGGGGTCAATCACGCTTTTCATAATGATACTGGACAGCGGTATAATGCAGAGGCTGCCCAAGCGGCGTGGGCTGAAACGCTGGCTTGGTTTAAGCAATATTTGGTCTAG